The Dokdonia donghaensis DSW-1 DNA window TCTTTATGATCAATCTCAATGATAGTATTCTCTGAGTTTCCAGAAATACCTAACATAACGCATTTTTTATCCTTGTAATGCGTTTTAATATCTTGTCTAATATTCTGGTTGAAGCTGATAGTATTATTTATGCCAGTTGTTCTAATTGCATCAATGGAGTTGCCAGGAGAAAGATTTTTATTAAACTCTATTAAATAGTTCTTCGCAAGTTTTGAGCTCTTTCGGCACCAGCTCCCTCCATTACCTAGTTTAAGTGCTGCATATGTATTCTTAAATTCTGACGTATAAACCCATCTGCTAACACCTTTTTCATTAGGTTGTGCTAATTCTAAAAATAATTCTGTTTTTGTCATACATTAATATTTAAGTAGTTTTAACTTTGGCAGCTAGCTCTTTTGCTCTCGATACTACCTCTGTAATATCTCCATTAAGATCATCATAGGTTACTACAACCCCCATACGTCTGTATGGACGAGAAGTAGGTTTTCCAAAAAGTCTGAAATCGCTTTTTGGCGCAGTAGCCAAGGTATTAATGCCAGTAAAACCTGGATTTTCTGAGTGAGCCGTAGCTAGTATAACTGCACTCGCACCTATACGTTCTTGAGTAATTTCTTTTATAGGAAGTCCTAAAACAGCTCTTAAGTGTAGCTCAAACTCATTATAATTTTGCGTGTTTGCAAGCGTTACCATACCTGTATCGTGTGGGCGTGGAGAAAGCTCAGAAAAGTAAACGCCATCATTTCCTATAAAAAATTCTACGCCCCAGATACCAGCACCGCCTAGCGCTGCAGTAACTTGAGCCGCCATATCTTGAGCGGTTTTAAGATGATCTTCTTGCATTGCGGCGGGTTGCCAGCTTTCTTGATAATCGCCACGTTCTTGACGGTGACCTATAGGAGGACAAAACAAAGTGTTGCCGTCGTGTTGTGTAAGCGTGAGTAGGGTGATCTCATAATTAAAGTTTACAAAAGCCTCTACAATAACCTCTGCAACATCACCTCGAGAGCCTTCTTGAGAGTAGTCCCACGCTCGTTGTATGTCGTCTGGTGTTTTAATGGTAGACTGTCCTTTTCCGCTAGAAGACATTAGTGGTTTCACCACGCAAGGAATGCCTACTTCTTTAACCGCTTTTTGGAGCTCTTGAGCAGAGGTTGCATAGCGATAATTTGCAGTTTTTAAGCCAAGGTCTTTTGCAGCAAGATCGCGTATAGATTTGCGATTCATTGTAAAATTTGCTGCTTTTGCACTAGGTATTACAGTGATTCCTTGTTTTTCATAATCATATAATCGCTCTGTTCTTATAGCTTCTATTTCTGGTACTATATAGTCTGGGCTATGTTTTGCTACAAGCGCATCTAGTGCCTTCCCATCTAGCATATTAATTACTTCGCGACCATCTGCTACTTGCATAGCAGGGGCATTATCATAACTATCTACAGCAATTACGGTCTGACCTAGACGTTGTGCAGCTATTACAAATTCCTTTCCTAGTTCTCCTGAGCCTAGTAATACTATTTTTTTATTCATAATGTTTTGCTTTCGCACTTCGGCAAGCTTAGTATAAACTTCACTTGCGTGAAAACGGTATTATTTACTTTCTTCTATCCAACCATTAATTTTTTCCTCAAGTAGCGCAAGAGGAATACATCCTGTCTCGAGTACTTCTTTGTGAAAATCTCGTATGTCAAATTTATCACCTAGCTCCTGAGTTGCTTTATCTCTAAGTTCTCTAATTTTAAGTTGGCCTATTTTATAAGAAAGCGCTTGTCCTGGATTTGCCATATAGCGCTCAATTTCTGATGTAATACCTGCTTCACTTTCGGCTTCATTTTCTAGGCAATATGCGATTGCTTTCTCACGGCTCCATCCTTTGGTATGGATTCCTGTATCTACTACAAGTCTTACTGCTCGGTGCATTTCGGCTCCTAAGGTTCCAAAGTATTGGTATGGGTCAGTATAAAGCCCTAACTCCTTACCAAGCGACTCTGTATATAATGCCCAGCCCTCGCCATAAGCACTGTACCATAAGGTTTTTCTAAACTGCGGTAGTGTCTCGCTTTCTTGCGTGAGTGACACTTGGAAGTGATGACCTGGTATAGCCTCGTGTAAAAATAAAGACTCGTCTGAGTATACATTATAGGTAGTTGCGTCTGGTATAGGCGTATAGAAAATACCTGGTCGAGTACCATCTAGCGATCCAGGATTGTACTCTGCACTTGCAGATTTCTCACGGAAAGCTTCTGTCTGTCTTACCTCAAAAGCTGTTTTAGGCTGTAGGCTAAAGAGCTGGTCTACCTGCGGCTTTATAGTCTCGTGCATTGCATTAAAGTTTGCAATAATTTCTTCTGGATTACTGTACGGCATTAGCTTTTTGTTAGTACGTACATCGTCAAAAAATGCTTTAAGGTCTCCTTTAAAACCTACTTGCTCCTTTACTTTTTCCATCTCCTTGCGTATACGTGCTACCTCACTTAGTCCAAGCTGGTGTATCTCGTCTGCGCTCATTGTGGTAGTGGTATATAATTTTATGGCATAGTCATAATACTCACTTCCTTGTGGTAAATCACTATAACCAGAGCTATCACGTCCAGCCGCTAGATATTCATTTTGTAAGAAGTCACGCATCTTTGCATAAGCAGGGATTACTTTACCTTCTATCATATTTTTATAATCTGTGCGTATGATATTCTGGTCTTCTTCAGTAATTCCATCAGGAAAATTTGCAACAGGCTTGTAAAAAAGGTGGTTCTCTATGCTAGGCTCTGTCATAGCGTCCATTTGCGGGATGATTTTCTTAATAAGTGATTTAGGAAGTACATAACCTTCTGTCATACCCTTGCGCATATTTGTTTCTGAGCTGTTGAGCCACACTAGGTACTCATCTACGCGTTGTTGCCAGTTGCGGTAATCTTCTACAGTGTTAAAAGGTTGTGCACTCGCTCCACTTGCAAGCTGGCCAAACATAAGATGTGGTGACCACATCTGGTCTATAGGCGTGAGGTCTTTTTTAAACTCCATACCTTCTAGATTGATAGCAATATCCCAGAGCAATACCTCCTTACTCATCTTCTCAGTGTCTGTAAGATCACTGTCGTTAAACTGCTGTATAGAGTCGCGGTAAGATGTATAATAAGTTTTTACTGCATCCTTATGAGATTGAGATAATGCATCTGGAAATTTATCATTATACCTATTATCACCAGACATTGTCGCATTAAGCGGGTTAAGCTTTAGGCCATCTTCATAATAGTTATCTAGCACATTGTTAAATGCCAGAGATGTGTCTCCTGTGCTAGTTGTTTCTGTGGTAGCGTCGTTTTTACAAGCTATAAGGCTTAGAGCCATCATTCCTGCAAGTAGCGTTTTTTTCATAAGTCGAGTCGTATTAATTCTCACAGTATTTTACTACTGATGGTGGTTTTTGTGGGTTTTTACGCTTTCGCGAAAGCGAGATTACTCATTTAAAAAATTACTCTACTAAGATACCTATAAGTACATAAATTATGAGGTACTAACTTGCTTGTTAAATTTGGTATGTATGTGATTTTTGTCGCATCTTTAAGGAAGTCAGGTTTTTAAAGCTGTAAATTATGATTCATCTATTGATAAAGAAAGTGAGCAATACCTCTAGAAAGTGGCTATTAACGCTGTGTTTAATTGCTGCTTGTGCTAGTTCTATGTATGCGTGTTCTATTTTATATTATGTAGATAAAGAAACCGGTACTATTTATGCCGTAAATAATGAAGACTTCTGGCTTGATACCGATGCTTATATACAGATAGAAAAGGCGACTTCAAAAAAGCTAGCTAGATTATGGTATGGCTGGGATAATTTTGCTCAGGGAGGTATCAATAGCGCAGGATTATTTTTTGATGTAGCGGTAACACCAGAACAAAAAATGCCAGACGGGTATGGCTGGGCAAAAGGTAATATAGGTGATGATTTACTGGCAAGCGCAAGTACAGTAGAGGAAGCGCTGGCCTGGATAGAGGGGCAAAAACTCGCCGTGCACCAAAGTCATTTTTTAATAGGTGATGCCACCGGTAATGCAGTTATTGTAGAGTGGATAGACGGCAAGAAACATATCATACCTATGGAGGGTAACACGCTAGTAGCCACAAATTTTTTGATAAATGCTCCAGAAGAAGGTGGCTTTCCTTGCCACCGATATCAATCTATAAACTCACACGTAGATGAGCTAGAACGCAGTGGAGAAGACATCACCTTAAAATCTGTGGGGCAAACGATGGCTGGAGCAGTGCAACCAGCTGCAGACTGGGGTGAAGGTAGAATGGGAGGGACGCTCTACACTACCTTTTTTGATATTACAGCGATGCAAATGGTTATGGTGCCAAAACTAGATGGAAGCAAAATGATGCGTATAGATCTCAAAAAAGAATTTGCACTTAACAAAAAACGAAAAATCGATATGGATTAACTTCGTTATAAATGAAAAAACCCGCTAAGAGATTAGCGGGTTTTGTTTTGCTTTCGCGAAAGCGTAATATATAAGGTCTATGAAACAGCAGCTTTAATCTGCTTCATTGCGTCTTTAATGTTGTCTACACTTGCTGCATAAGATATACGTATACAATCTGGGTTTCCAAATGCTTCACCAGTAACCGTAGCAACATTTGCCGCCTCAAGAAGGTAAAGAGAAAAATCTGTTGCGTTTTCTATTTTTTGACCTCCTAGCGTTTTTCCAAAATAGTGTGAGATATTTGGGAATACGTAAAACGCACCTTCTGGCTCGTTACATTTAAAGCCTTCAATATCATTGAGTAAGTCCAGTATTAACGTACGACGACTTTTAAACTCATCAATCATATACTGTACTTTACTTACTGGAGCCTCAAGAGCCGTAATTACTGCACGTTGTGCAATACAGTTTGTACCACTAGTAATCTGTCCTTGCATCTTGTTACAAGCGCGTGCAATATATTCAGGGCCTCCTATGTAACCTACGCGCCATCCCGTCATTGCAAATGCTTTTGAAACACCGTTTACAGTTACCGTGCGGTCATACATATCTGGAAACTGTGCCATACTTGCGTGATCT harbors:
- a CDS encoding carcinine hydrolase/isopenicillin-N N-acyltransferase family protein; this translates as MIHLLIKKVSNTSRKWLLTLCLIAACASSMYACSILYYVDKETGTIYAVNNEDFWLDTDAYIQIEKATSKKLARLWYGWDNFAQGGINSAGLFFDVAVTPEQKMPDGYGWAKGNIGDDLLASASTVEEALAWIEGQKLAVHQSHFLIGDATGNAVIVEWIDGKKHIIPMEGNTLVATNFLINAPEEGGFPCHRYQSINSHVDELERSGEDITLKSVGQTMAGAVQPAADWGEGRMGGTLYTTFFDITAMQMVMVPKLDGSKMMRIDLKKEFALNKKRKIDMD
- the purT gene encoding formate-dependent phosphoribosylglycinamide formyltransferase, with amino-acid sequence MNKKIVLLGSGELGKEFVIAAQRLGQTVIAVDSYDNAPAMQVADGREVINMLDGKALDALVAKHSPDYIVPEIEAIRTERLYDYEKQGITVIPSAKAANFTMNRKSIRDLAAKDLGLKTANYRYATSAQELQKAVKEVGIPCVVKPLMSSSGKGQSTIKTPDDIQRAWDYSQEGSRGDVAEVIVEAFVNFNYEITLLTLTQHDGNTLFCPPIGHRQERGDYQESWQPAAMQEDHLKTAQDMAAQVTAALGGAGIWGVEFFIGNDGVYFSELSPRPHDTGMVTLANTQNYNEFELHLRAVLGLPIKEITQERIGASAVILATAHSENPGFTGINTLATAPKSDFRLFGKPTSRPYRRMGVVVTYDDLNGDITEVVSRAKELAAKVKTT
- a CDS encoding restriction endonuclease NlaIII, translating into MTKTELFLELAQPNEKGVSRWVYTSEFKNTYAALKLGNGGSWCRKSSKLAKNYLIEFNKNLSPGNSIDAIRTTGINNTISFNQNIRQDIKTHYKDKKCVMLGISGNSENTIIEIDHKDGRKNDARVSNLQTQKIEDFQPLTKAANDAKRQICKKCAETNLRWSAKNIKGNPYDFYEGTKKYTEELGCKGCYQFDPVKYRLKSIELISKEAAEYVSKKLMNN
- a CDS encoding DUF885 domain-containing protein is translated as MKKTLLAGMMALSLIACKNDATTETTSTGDTSLAFNNVLDNYYEDGLKLNPLNATMSGDNRYNDKFPDALSQSHKDAVKTYYTSYRDSIQQFNDSDLTDTEKMSKEVLLWDIAINLEGMEFKKDLTPIDQMWSPHLMFGQLASGASAQPFNTVEDYRNWQQRVDEYLVWLNSSETNMRKGMTEGYVLPKSLIKKIIPQMDAMTEPSIENHLFYKPVANFPDGITEEDQNIIRTDYKNMIEGKVIPAYAKMRDFLQNEYLAAGRDSSGYSDLPQGSEYYDYAIKLYTTTTMSADEIHQLGLSEVARIRKEMEKVKEQVGFKGDLKAFFDDVRTNKKLMPYSNPEEIIANFNAMHETIKPQVDQLFSLQPKTAFEVRQTEAFREKSASAEYNPGSLDGTRPGIFYTPIPDATTYNVYSDESLFLHEAIPGHHFQVSLTQESETLPQFRKTLWYSAYGEGWALYTESLGKELGLYTDPYQYFGTLGAEMHRAVRLVVDTGIHTKGWSREKAIAYCLENEAESEAGITSEIERYMANPGQALSYKIGQLKIRELRDKATQELGDKFDIRDFHKEVLETGCIPLALLEEKINGWIEESK